From Sardina pilchardus chromosome 9, fSarPil1.1, whole genome shotgun sequence, a single genomic window includes:
- the csf1a gene encoding macrophage colony-stimulating factor 1a, which yields MNTFKPGHKEKARRLSFFLILCFHLARAPPPGSCKHSITQDHLLTLRKLIQNQLSSGCSIRYTFIERQHMSEVCYIKAAFPRILDLLKTHFQYVPKSDNNGYVTALENVIYNIYSHRCIPEINEEEEDNPEKFMSDYNTSPQEGLQKAHDVLSMYMNLMTESREPLNWSCEEEYAVDVLETHDVHHLTQSTARCHCPSTEEWPSTSEIYAATSKQTDRPPSQFTTETLESSSQSHDTTTATSWSSQTAGTADDHTDVSDLKGQKGSSTLHSDLLTGPTFKPLTE from the exons ATGAACACATTCAAACCAGGCCACAAAGAAAAG GCAAGGCGTCTGAgcttcttcctcatcctctgctTCCATTTGGCCAGGGCCCCTCCACCGGGTTCATGCAAGCACTCCATCACCCAGGACCACCTTCTGACCCTCCGAAAACTG ATTCAAAACCAGCTATCAAGTGGCTGCTCAATTAGATATACTTTCATAGAGCGGCAACACATG AGTGAAGTTTGTTACATCAAAGCTGCATTTCCACGGATCCTGGATCTACTCAAGACCCATTTTCAATATGTCCCAAAATCAGACAACAACGGCTATGTTACAGCCTTGGAAAATGTCATTTATAACATCTACTCCCACAGATGTATTCCTGAAATcaacgaggaagaggag GACAATCCTGAGAAGTTCATGAGTGACTACAATACATCGCCTCAAGAGGGTCTGCAGAAAGCCCACGACGTCCTGTCTATGTACATGAACCTGATGACGGAGAGCAGAGAGCCTttaaactggagctgtgaagaagaGTATGCAGTGGATGTTCTTGAAACTCATGATGTTCACCACCTCACACAAA GCACTGCTCGCTGCCACTGTCCCTCCACAGAGGAGTGGCCATCCACTTCAGAAATCTACGCAGcaacaagcaaacagacagaccgGCCTCCATCACAGTTCACAACAGAGACTCTGGAAAGCTCCTCTCAGTCACACGATACTACAACAGCCACATCGTGGTCATCCCAAACAGCTGGCACTGCTGATGACCACACAGACGTTTCGGACTTAAAGGGACAAAAAGGCAGCAGTACATTGCATAGTGATCTGCTCACTGGACCCACATTTAAACCACTGACAGAGTGA